Part of the Solanum pennellii chromosome 10, SPENNV200 genome is shown below.
ATACAAGCAAATGGAACGATTACAAGTAAATGACAAAATTACAAACTGAAGCTTCACACATAATATCTCTTGACAACATCTGAGTTGATCGGTTTCATCCATGCGGTGCCATCCATCTACGACAGGACTAAAGCACCTCCAGATAACACTTTACGAACCATGTAAGGTCCTTGTCAATATGGTGTGAATTTTACTTTGTACTCATCCTAATGAGGAAAAATGCGCTTAAGGACTAACTGACCGATTTCAAAAATTCTAGCTCTGACTTTTTTGTGGAAAACACGAATCAGTTTCTATCGATATAGTTGACCATGACAAATtattctcttctcatcaatcaagGTTAACTGATCAATTCGCTTGTTGACCCATTCAGTGTTACTTAACTCGACTTCTTGAATGATTCTCAAGAAAGGTATCTCAACTTCTGCAGGTATGACTGCTTCTGTTTCGTACACTAACAAATATGGGGTAGCTCCGATCTATGTTCTAACAGTCGTTCGGTATCCCAACAACGCATACAGCAACATCTCGTGTCAACCTCGgtgattgtcaatcattttcctcaaaatcttcttgatgttcttattggcGGCCTCTAAGGCTCCATTCATTTAAGGAAAATAAGTGGTTGAGTTTCGGTGAGTAATCTGAAACTGctcacatatatctctcatcaagtgactgttgagatttgcaccattatcaATAACGATGGATTCTGGTACTCAAAACCTACAAATCAGATTGTTGGAACAAAATCAGCTACAATtttcttggttaccgacttgtaTGAAGCTGCTTTCACCCAATTGATGAAGTAgtcaatggcaaccaaaataAATCTGTGTCCATTAAAAGCGTCTGGCTCTATCGGACTGATTACATCCATACGCCAAGCTACGAATGGACAAAGTGAACTCATAGCATTGAGTTCGTGAGGCAAAACTCAGATCAAATCACcatgcacttgacatttatgcCATTACTGCACAAACTTGAAACAGTCATGCTCCATAGTCATCCAAAATTAACCGGCTCAAAGGATATCCTCACCAAAGTGAGTCCATTCATGTGCGTGCCGCAAATTTCGGCGTGTATTTGTTCAATAAGCTTCACAGCTTCGGAAACATCAATATATCTGATAAGACCTAAATCaggagtcctcctataaaggaGTTCTCCAGTTAGAAAGAAATTGAGGGTCATACGGTGTATCAACTTCTTCTGGTTGGATGTTGCATTCTCAAGATAAATCCCGATCTCTAAGTACTTCTCTATATAAAAATACCATGGTAAATTGTCTGGTTCTGCTTCAACATAAGAACAAAGGACTGGATGGTTTTTCAGCTCCATATCTAGGGGATCAATATAATAAGTATCCAGATGTTTAATCATTGAAGCGATAGTGGCAAGAGCATCGGCTAACTCATTCTGTGTTCTGGGAGTGTGTCTGAAATCAATCTACCGAAATCTCTTGCACAACTTCTGTAAAAATTGGACATACGGTGTGATCTTCGGGTTTTTCAcggcccattctccttgaacctgATGAATCAACAAATATGAATCTCCGATAACTAGAAGTTCATGAACATTCATATCGATGGCCATCTTCAATCCAAGAATGCATGCTTCATATTCGGCCATGTTGTTCGTGCAATTAAATAAGAGTTTGGCCGCCACAAGATAATGCTAACAAGATTCTGTCCTTGGTGATTCGCCGCTCCGTCAAAGAGTAATTTCCAACCCCGATATGCTTTCGAAATATCTTCACCTACAAACGATACTTCTTCATCGGGAAAATAAGTCTTGAGCGGTTCATACTCTTTGTCGACAGGATTCTCTGCAAGATGATCGGTCAAGTGCTTTTATCGCCTtttgagtcacatacacaatatcaaatcCACTCAAAAGCATTTGCCATTTTGCCAACTTTCCGATCGACATTGCCCTGTGGAAAATATACTTCAACGGATCCATTATGGAGATGAGATATGTagtataagaagacaaataatgtctcaactTATGGGCAATCCAAGTTAAAGCACACCATATTCTTTCCAAAAGAGTGTAACGAGACTCATATGGAGTgaacttcttgcttatataataAATAGCTCGCTCCTTCTTCTCTGTTTCGTCATGTTGACCAAGCACGCATCCAAATGCATTATCTGAGACAGCAAATACAACAACAATGGACTCCCTTCTCGCGGAGGAATCAACACTGGTGGATTGGACAAATAATTCTTGATCGCATCAAAAGCAGTCTGacactcttcagtccactttgtGAAAGCATCTTTCTTCAACAGCTTGAAgataggctcacacaccacaattgattgagctatgaaccgactgatgtagttcaacctccctAAAAAACTCATCACTTCCTTCTTCGTCTTTGgaggaggtaactcttgaattgcctTGATCTTAGAAGGGTCGAGCTCAATTCTccttctgctgactataaatcccaacaacttgcCGGCTGGCACCCCAAAAATGCATTTAGTGGTACTTAACTTCAAGTTATAATGACGCAAACGATCAGAAAACTTCCTTAAATGCGTCAAATGATCCGAACTCTCGCAAGACTTGATTATGACGTCATCTATATACACCTCgatctccttatgaatcatgtcatgaaatatGACCGTCATAACTCTGAGTACGTAGCACCAACATTTTTAGAGACAATGACATCACTTtgtaatgatatacaccccaaggcATAATGAAGGTTGTCTTTTTCTGCATCTTCTTCATCCATCGAAATCTGGTGATAACCTgcgtaacaatccacaaacggttgcatttcatgcttagcacaATTATCAATCAGAATGTGAATGTTCGACAACGGATAATTGTCTTTTGGGCTTGCTTTGTTGAGATCCCTCTAATCAACACAAATTTTGATCTTCCCATCTTTCTTGGCGACCAGAACAACATTGGCCAACCAGGTTGGATACTGCATCACTTCTATTAATCTTTAAACTTAACTAAGGCTTGAACTCCCGAGCCTTCGACTTCACTGGACATAATTCCAAATTAATCGGCAACTTGTGAGACACCACATTTTTACTCAGCCCTAGTATATCACTGTAAACCCAGACAAATACGTCAATGTATTCAGTAAGCAAATAAATCAGATCCTTTCTTTGAGCTTCACTCAGATGGACAATGATTTTGACCTCCTTGACACACTCTTGGTCTCCCAGATTCACAATCTTGATTTCTTCCAAATTCGACTTATGCTGACTTTCAAACTGCCAAAATTTCTTAGCTACATATTCTGGTatctcattttcttcttcatattcttcACATTTGTCATCACCTGACTCATTTTGTTTGTtcagctcgtgacatgacatgacattggcaggttttaaattaaaattactgaaatcataaacaaacaaagtcaggaaagtaaaataagtaaataaataaattttcaataaatagaGGTTTCATTCAAATTGAAAAGCAAACGCAAACTTTGGCCATGACGGAGGGCCATGTTGCCTTTTTAAACATTACAAGGgagtttcaaaattcaaatagttAAAGAAACTGCAAAATGATGGGTCTCTGGCCTCTTCCAGACTACCACCGATTTTCAAAATAGGCATAAACAATGTCCTTCTACCAAGATGTTCGGGGAATCAAGATTGGTGTGGAGGTCCAATTCTACAGCTGTTCCTTAGGCTCAGCATCGCGAATACCAGCTAGCTCAACCTCGTTCTCTATGACAACATCAATCTCTTCAAAAAGGTCGCAGATTCCTTCCGCAAGGCCATCATGATCATCATACTCTCGGACTGGAAATGACTGGTACAGATAAGAGATTGGTTTAGCCAATGCTTGGTCACCactctttttcatatttagctCATCATCAGTGGGGACGTACCCCAAACTATACC
Proteins encoded:
- the LOC107001292 gene encoding uncharacterized protein LOC107001292; translation: MAEYEACILGLKMAIDMNVHELLVIGDSYLLIHQVQGEWAVKNPKITPHTPRTQNELADALATIASMIKHLDTYYIDPLDMELKNHPVLCSYVEAEPDNLPWYFYIEKYLEIGIYLENATSNQKKLIHRMTLNFFLTGELLYRRTPDLGLIRYIDVSEAVKLIEQIHAEICGTHMNGLTLVRISFEPVNFG